In the genome of Dromiciops gliroides isolate mDroGli1 chromosome 1, mDroGli1.pri, whole genome shotgun sequence, the window CGGCCTCCTGCCACCACCATCCCCCCGAACAACCTCAGGGAGAAACCCCCGAGTGGAGAAGACGCTGCTGGAGACTAGTCGACGACTGGCTCAGGAGCAGGAGCAGGCGCCGGTCAGCATGGGCCTTGGCCCTGGGCTGGGCTGGAAGAGCCCACTGAGCTCCGGCCGCAGCAGCCCTGCCCCAGCTGCCAGCCCGGCCCAGCTACAGCATGTTCGGGAACAGATGGCGGCTGCACTTCGCCGCCTGCGGGAGCTAGAGGGCCAGGTGAGGTCGCTCCCTGCTCTGCAGCAGCAGCTTCGCGTCTTACGTGAGGAGAGGGCTCGTCTAATACAGGCTGGGCACCAGCTGGGCCCTGAACCTGAGCTGGAGCTGGAGCCAGACCCCGCATCTCGGCCTGGGAAACTGGCTGAGTTACGCCGCCTGACCGAAAGGCTGGCCACATCCGAGAGGGGGACCAAGGCCCGGGCTCAGGCCCAGGGCATTTCCCGTGAGACGGGCGTCTTAGCTGTGCCTGAGACCCGAGAAGTGGGCACCTCAATGGCGCTTGAGACGCAGGAAGTGGGCGTGTTGGCAGCATCTGAGAGCCGCGAGGCAGGCATACTGGCAACACCTAAGACTTGTGAGGAGGGCACACTGGTGGTGCCTGAGACCCTCGAGACAGCCACGTGGGTGACAGAGGAGCTTTTGGGGGTGCCAGACGCGGCTGAACGGGAACTAGAGATGCTGAAGAGCAGTCTGGAGCACCAGCGTGGGGTGAGTGCCTTCCTGCAGGGGCGACTCCAGGAGCTAGAGGCTGCTCAGCTCCACAAGGAAGAGGAGGCCCCGGCCCAGTTACGACAAGAGGCTGCCACCCAGACCCCCAGCCACCTGGGGCAGGAGACCATGGCTGACAAGGGCACACAGGCTGAGCTGGGACCCCCAGAGTGGAGTCTTGCGGAGGCTGCCCTAACTGTGCAAGAAGCCCCCAGTCCAGTGTCAGCTCAGCAGAGCAAGGTCACAGCCCAAGCTGGTAGGTTGGCTTACCCCTTGCCTTCCACTCTGCCTGGCTGTAGGCATGCCTGACGGTGGTGCCTAGTTCAACAAGCGCTCTTTGTCCTCAGGTACCCTCAGATCCATCATGAAGAAGCGGGACGGAGTGACAGAGCCCAGCTCTGGCCCTAAGAGCCTGCAGTTTGTGGGCGTCCTCAATGGAGAGTGAGAATCTAGAACCCAATTCCCTCTTCCCTGGGCTCTGGGTTCTCTGCTGGTTCCAAGTATAGagtactagatttgaaatcagaggctTGGGTTCCAGTTCTAGCCCTGTCACTCACTAgaagtgtgaccttgggaaagtcacttcccatCTTCAGCCTTAGcatcctcatctacaaaatcagGGGACTTGGACTAAGAtcatctcaaaggtcccttcagctccaaattctgtgatccagtgCCTGACTTCCCCTAGTTTAGATCCAGCTCCTCCCTTGTTCTGGGCTATAGCTTCCATGATTCAAACATGGAATGAATGGGCTTCCTGGTCAGGAAGGCTGGCCTGTGAAGATGCCGGTCCAGAAACATGGCATATGCCATGCCCAGAGATCATGTTCACTTCTGAGTTTAAGATTCTAGGCTCCTCTTTGGCACTTGGGGCCTAGTTACTTTCACCCTCTCCCAAGCTTCTCCTCTTTGCTTTCCTCCACCCACAAGCTCTTCTCCCATCAGATATGAGAGCTCCTCATCTAGTGAAGAGGAAGAGGCCAGTGACGGTGACAGTGATTCAGAGCCGGGGGACCCTGAGGGCTCCTCAGATGACAGCTCTGGCTCTGCCAGCCACTCCCCACCTCACTCCCCAGTGAGCGGCTCCTCTGGTGTCCAGGAGCAGCCAGAGCCTGGACATGATGCCCCTGACAGCCGGGAGAAGTGAGTAGGGCTGAAGGGAAGAGTAAGTCAGTTTCGTTCTGTTTCTGGGAGGGTCTCCATCCTATCTAAAGTCTTGCTCTGCCCCCTTTATACCCCATTAGGAGTCTCTTCCCTGTGCCTTAGGGCCCCTCCTCTTCCCTGCTTCAGGTTTGAGCTGAGTCCCCGCCTGAAGGAGGCCTGCCTGGTGCTCCAGAAGCAGTTGAGCCAGCCCAGGGGCAGCCGGGACCGGGAGGGGGTAAGTTCTCATTCCCCCCTGGGACCCCTCCTATCAAGCCTCTGAGGAGGTTAGCAGGGCCCTGGGCAAAATCTCCTGTTACTCTCTGCTTTCCCATCTGTCTTCACAGGCTGCCTGCACTTCACGCTTGGTGCAGCAAGAATGGTTTCGTGTGTCCAGCCAGAAGCACTCCCGCCCCGGGCCTGTGGCAGCCCTCCTGGCCACCCTAAATGCACACTCGCCAGCCTTGCTGGCCCACGTGGTCAACCTGGCCGATGGGAATGGCAACTCGGCCCTGCACTACAGCGTTTCCCATTCCAATTTTGACATTGTACGCCTGCTGCTGGATACGGGTCAGTGGGGCCTGGGGCCTGGGTTGAGGCATGGAGAGCAGGGCTGGGAGCCGGTCAGAGGCATGAGTCAATAGGTCTACGAGCTGGCCAGCAGCCCTGCGAATCCAGGTCTAGCTGGAAGTTGTCAGGGGTTTCCAATGAGCCCAGCCATCCTGGTCATGAGGGGAAGAGACACATAGTTCAGGGATCAGGGCCAAGGGATCAGGGCCAAGTCTGGTGAGGGGGGCTGAGAGCTGGGATTTACCACCACTGTCACTGCTCATTCTTGAGGGCTTCATTCCATTAGTTCTTTGACTAGCACATCCCTTGTGATGTGGAAGAGCATGATTCCTCTCTGCTGTTTGGAAGTTCACGTCCCTGGAGATGGGACCTTTACAAGAATGTAGAATCCAACACGAGGTGTGTTGTGAATTCAGACTCAGGGCTCCAGGAACTCAGAGGAAGGGGATCTGTTAGGGTCAGAGCCCAAGGGTTTCTGGATAAACCAGACTCCTAGGGCCAGAAAGGAACCTTGGAACTCTCTAGTGTAACCCCATTGCCCAAACAGGAGTTCTCTTTGCAATCTCCCTAAAAGGGAGCCCTCCACCTCTGCTCAAATAATTCCAGTAACAGGGAGCTCGCTACCTGGAAGAGTCATAGAATTCAGAAATGGAAAGGGGCATTCAATTCAGTAATTCAATTCAGCCAGCACTTATTCACCACCTCCTTATGTGCTGGACATTGTTTTAGGGGCTAAAAGATACATTATATTGGTGAGAAACAACATGTAGCAagaaaattaaatactaaatttacACCAAGTTAATTTCTGGGGGAGGGCACTATCAAATGAAGGGATGAGGGATAAGCTTCATTCATGAGGTGACATATagattgagctttgaaggaagctagagattctgaaAGGAAGAGGTGAAAAGGGAGGGAATGGGGACACCAACTGAGGCTGGAGATGGAACGAGTGTTGGCCAGTGTGACTGGATCATAGTgtgtgtgaaagaaagaaaacagcccATTATTATGTGCCACAGGCCTGGGAAGGTGGGCTGGAGCCAGACTCAGAAGAGCTTTAAGAGCTAAataggtttggtttggttttgttttggcagggaaatgagggttaagtgacttgcccagggtcacatagctagtaagtgccaagtgtctgaggtaggatttgaactcaggtcctcctgaatccagggccagtgttttatccactgtgccatagcTGCCCACTAAATAAGATTTAGATGCCAGCTAGTCtagctgaggcagctaggtggcaccatagtgcgcagagtgccaggcctgaagtcaggaaaattcaccTTCCTGAGattgaattcagcctcagacaagtactgtgtgactctgggcaagtcacttaaccctgtttgcctgagtttcctcatctgtaaagtgagctggagaaggaaatagtaaagcactccagtatctt includes:
- the KANK3 gene encoding KN motif and ankyrin repeat domain-containing protein 3; translated protein: MAKFAMNQNLPDLGGPFLYRDQDGGARSPYSVETPYGFQLDLDFLKYVEDIESGQGLRSRAPLPTRRPRGPRPSGPRSPRSPGPWTSTESLASEDGRGSLQGLGESGGALSLAPVPPLSLGLLPPPSPRTTSGRNPRVEKTLLETSRRLAQEQEQAPVSMGLGPGLGWKSPLSSGRSSPAPAASPAQLQHVREQMAAALRRLRELEGQVRSLPALQQQLRVLREERARLIQAGHQLGPEPELELEPDPASRPGKLAELRRLTERLATSERGTKARAQAQGISRETGVLAVPETREVGTSMALETQEVGVLAASESREAGILATPKTCEEGTLVVPETLETATWVTEELLGVPDAAERELEMLKSSLEHQRGVSAFLQGRLQELEAAQLHKEEEAPAQLRQEAATQTPSHLGQETMADKGTQAELGPPEWSLAEAALTVQEAPSPVSAQQSKVTAQAGTLRSIMKKRDGVTEPSSGPKSLQFVGVLNGEYESSSSSEEEEASDGDSDSEPGDPEGSSDDSSGSASHSPPHSPVSGSSGVQEQPEPGHDAPDSREKFELSPRLKEACLVLQKQLSQPRGSRDREGAACTSRLVQQEWFRVSSQKHSRPGPVAALLATLNAHSPALLAHVVNLADGNGNSALHYSVSHSNFDIVRLLLDTGVCEVDHQNRAGYTALMLAALASVDGEDDLDVIRRLFSLGNVNAKASQAGQTALMLAVSHGRQDMVAALLACGADVNLQDEEGSTALMCASEHGRVEMVKLLLTQPTCDQAVLDNEGTSALAIALEAGQEEVAALLHAHLSSAKPGPLTPPASPDSESSDADDKCESKQDAGPM